A window of Cellulomonas sp. SLBN-39 genomic DNA:
CCGTCGCGGGCGACAGCGCCGCCGGGCGGTGCGGCACGGCCGAGCCCGTGACGGAGCGGGCCGGGGCCGCGCCCGTGGGCAGCAGCGCCTCGACGAGCCGCACCACCCGGTCCGCGCCGTCGCGCACGCCGGCACCCGCGGCCGCCCGTGCCATCGCCGCGCGCACGTGGTGCGCGTCGGTGTGCCCGGCGCCGCCGAGCAGCGGCACCACGTGGCTGCGCACCCAGGCGGGTGTGAACTCCTCGTCGTCCACGAGCACCCCGCCGCCGGCGTCGACCACGGACGCCGCGTTGAGGCGCTGCTCGCCGTTGCCGATGGGCAGCGGCACGTACACCGCGGGGATGCCGAGGGCCGCGAGCTCGCAGACCGTCCCGGCGCCCGAGCGGGCGACCACGACGTCCGCGACCGCGAGGGCCTGCTCCATCGACGTGAGGTACTCGCGCACGTGGTAGCGGTCGGCGCCGGCGACACCGCGCAGCGCGGCGCGGACGTCGTCGGCCTTGCCGGTGCCGGTCAGGTGCAGCACCTGGACGCCGCTGCCCAGGAGCGCGGCGGCGGCGCCGACGACGGCCCGGTTGACGTTCACGGCGCCGAGCGACCCGCCGGTGACCAGGAGCGTCGTGGTCGACGGGTCGAGCCCGAGGGCGTGCGCGGCCCGGACGCGGGTGCCCCAGGGGTCGGCGGCGCGCTCCGCGGCCAGGCGCTCGATCGACGCGCGCAGCGGCATGCCCGTCACCTGCGCACCGGGCAGGGCGGTGCCGGGGAACGTCACGGCGACCGCGTCGGCCCAGCGTGCGCCGAGGCGGTTGGCGATGCCGGGCCGGGCGTTCTGCTCCTGCACGACGATGGGGATCCCGCGCCGGTGCGCGGCGAGGTAGGCGGGCGTCGAGACGTACCCGCCGAAGCCCACGACCACCTGCGCCCCGTGGCGGCTGATCGCGTCGGACGCCGCGTCGACGGCGTCCTTGAGCCGGCCCGGCAGCCGCAGCAGGTCGAGCGTGGGCCGTCGCGGCAGCGGGACGCGCGGGACGACCTCGAGCGTGTACCCGTGCTCGGGCACGAGCCGCGACTCGAGGCCCTCGGCGGTGCCGAGCACGGCGACGACGGCGTCGGGGTGCCGGGCGCGCAGGGCGTCGGCCACCGAGAGGAGGGGGTTGACGTGCCCGGCGGTGCCGCCGCCGGCGAGCAGCACGGACACGCGCGGCTCAGCCACGGGTCCGCCCGATCACGGCGAGGGAGCGGCGCACGACGCCGGCGCGGGCCGCGAGCGCCTCGGGTGCCCCGGGCTCGCTGCGGGCGAACGAGATCACCACGCCGAGCGCGGCCATCGTCATGATGAGCGCGGACCCGCCCGCGGACACCAGCGGCAGGGGCACGCCGATCACGGGGGCCAGGCCGATGACGACGGCGATGTTGATGAGGGCCTGCCCGATGATCCACGTGCAGATCGCGGCCGTGGTGATCTTGACGAACGGGTCCTCGTGCCGCCGGACGACGCGGATCATCGCCGCCGCCAGCAGCGCGAACAGCGCGAGCACCAGGAGGGTGCCCACCAGGCCGAGCTCCTCCCCGAGGATCGCGAAGATGAAGTCGTTGTGCGCCGCGGGCAGGTACGACCACTTCTCGCGGCTCTCGCCGAGGCCGAGGCCGCCGAACCCGCCGGTGGCCAGCCCCCAGCCGCCGTGCAGCGTCTGGTAGCACTCGTTGGTGACGTCGCAGCTGCCGGACAGCCACGAGGAGATGCGCGTCATGCGGTTGTCGCTGCCGATCGTGAGGAACGCGACGCCGACCCCGGCGAGGACCGCCGCGGCGCCGAAGATGCGCAGGGGGACCCCCGCGACGAACATCGCGCCGGCCACGAGCAGGACCATGACCATGGCGGTCCCGAGGTCGTGGCCGAGCAGGACGGTGCCGATGGCCACGCCCGCGACCGGCACCGCGGGCACCACGGCGTGCTGCCACTCGTGCAGCAGCGGGAGCTTGCGGGCCAGGACGACGCCGAGCCACAGCGCGAGCGCGAGCTTGACGGCCTCGGACGGCTGCGCGGTGAACCCGCCGATGCGGACCCAGTTCATGTTCCCGCCCTCGCCCATGCCGAGGCCGGGGACGAACACGAGCATCTGGAACGCGACCGCGACGGCAAGGGCCGGCCAGGCGACGGCCTTGTACAGCCGCACCGGCAGCCGCGAGGCCACGAGCAGCACAGGCAGGCCGATGAGCGCGTACTGCGCCTGGTTGAGGAAGACGGCGTAGGGCGAGTCCCCCGCCGCGAGCGACTCCACGCTCGACGACGAGAGCACGAACACCAGCCCCACGACGACGAGCAGCGTCGTCGTGGAGGCCATCACGTAGTAGGACGTGACGACGGAGTTCCACGCGCCGAGCAGCCGCGAGCGCTCGGCCCAGCGGCCCCGGGGCCCGTCGGTGGCCGGGGTGCGCACGGCCGTGGCGGTCACGACGTCCCCTGCGCGGCACGCACGGCGGCCGCGAACGCGTCGCCGCGGTGGGCGTACGAGGTGAACTGGTCCATCGAGGCGCAGGCCGGGGCGAGCAGCACGGTGACGGGCGCACCGGTGGGCGCCGCGCCCTCGGGCACGCCGGCGGCGAGCCGGCGCGCCGCCTCCACCGCGCGGGTCATCACCGCCCCAGTGTCACCGCCGTCGACCTCGACGACGGTCACGTCGGGCGCGTGTCGGGCCAGGGCGTCGCGCAGCGGCGCCCTGTCGACGCCGATGAGCACGACGCCGCGCAGCCGGTCACGGCGGGTGCGGACCAGCTCGTCGAAGGTCGCGCCCTTGGCCAGGCCCCCGGCGACCCAGACGACCGAGCGCTCGCCGAACGCGGCGAGCGACGCGGCGGCCGCGTGGGCGTTCGTGGCCTTGGAGTCGTCGACGTACGCGACGTCGTCGACGCGGCCGACGGTGACGATGCGGTGCGCGCCGGGCGCGAACGCGCGCAGACCGTCGCGCACGTGCGCAGGCTCGACGCCGTGGGCCAGCGCGAGCGCGGCGGCGGCGAGCGCGTCCTGCACGACGTGCGGGGGCACCTGCCCGTCGGGGCCGGCGAGGCGGGCGAGGTCGTCGAGGGTGCCGAGCTCGGCGGCGTGGGTGTGCCGCAGGCGGGCGAAGCCACGGTCCACGAGCACGTCCTCGACGACGCCGACCTGCCCGACGCCGGGCGAGCCGAGCGTGAAGCCGACCGCGACGGCCCCGTCGACGACGTCGGCCTCGCGCACGAGCGCCTCGGTGCGCGGGTCGGCGGCGTTGTACACGCACGCCACCTGGGCGTGCTCGTAGATGCGCCCCTTGTCCGCCGCGTAGGCGTCGAGCGACCCGTGCCAGTCCAGGTGGTCGGCCGCGACGTTGAGCACGGCGGCGGCCTGGGCCGACATCGACGTCGTGTGGTGCAGCTGGAACGACGAGAGCTCGACGGCGAGCACGTCGAGCGACGGGTCGACCGCGGCCTGCACGACGGGCGTGCCGACGTTGCCGACGGCGAGCGTGTGCCGGCCCGCGGCCCGCAGGATCGACTCGAGCATGCCCACGGTCGTGGTCTTGCCGTTGGTGCCGGTCACGGCGAGCCAGGGGGCCGGGCCGGACCCGTCGGTGCGCGGCGCGCGCAGGCGCCACGCGAGCTCGACCTCGCTCCACACGGGCACGCCCCGGGCGCGCGCGGCGGCGAGCACCTCGTGGTGGGGCGGCAGCCCCGGTGAGGCGACGACGAGCTCGGCGCCCCGCAGGTCGGGGCCGAGGGCCGCGAGGTCGTGGGCGTGCGCGTCGTCGGCACGGTCGTCGAACGTCACGACCGCCGCTCCGCGGTCGGTGAGCGCCTGCGCGGCGGCGCGCCCGCTGATCCCCAGCCCGGCGACGAGGACCGCACGGCCCTCGAGCGCGACGGGCGACGTCGGCGCGCCCACTACTGCGCCACCCACTCGGCGTAGAAGATCCCGACGCCGAGCGCGACGAACAGCCCGGCGATGATCCAGAACCGGATGACGATCGTGACCTCGCCCCACCCCGAGAGCTCGAAGTGGTGGTGCAGCGGCGCCATCTTGAACACGCGCTTGCCGGTCATCTTGAAGAAGCCGATCTGGATGACGTCGGAGAGCACGATGAGCACGAACATCCCGCCGATGATCGCTGCGAGGATCTCGGTCCGCGTGAGGATCGACAGGCCCGCGAGGGCGCCGCCGAGCGCGAGGGAGCCTGTGTCGCCCATGAAGATCTTGGCCGGGCTGGCGTTCCACCACAGGAACCCGAACAGGGCCCCGGTGATGGCCGCCGCCACGACGGCCAGGTCCAACGGGTCACGGGTCTCGTAGCACCGCGGGCCGGCGGTGGTCACGGACTGGCACCACTGGTTGAACTGCCAGACGCCGACGATGACGTAGGCGCCGAAGACCACGAGCGAGACGCCCGTGGCCAGCCCGTCGAGGCCGTCGGTGAGGTTCACGCCGTTGGACCACGCCGTGATGAGGAAGTTCGCCCACACCACGAAGAGGATCAGCCCGACCGTCGCGCCCGCGAAGGCCAGGTCGAGGTCGGTGTCGCGGATGAACGAGATCCGTGTCGAGGCGGGCGTGCGGAACTGGTCGTTGGGGAACTGCAGCGCCAGCACGGAGAACGTGATGCCGACGAGCCCCTGCCCGACGATCTTGGCCCGGGCGCTGAGCCCGAGGCTGCGCTGCCGGGAGATCTTGATGAAGTCGTCGAGGAACCCGACGACACCCAGGCCGGTCATGAGGAACAGCGCGAGCACGGCCGACGCGCTCGGCGGGGTCCGGGTGATGAGCAGCGCGGCGGCCCAGCCCAGCAGGGTCGCGCCGATGATGACGACGCCGCCCATGGTGGGGGTGCCACGCTTGGTGAAGTGCGCGGTCGGCCCGTCCTGCCGGATGAACTGCCCGTACTGGCGGTGCACGAGGAACCGGATGAACAGCGGCGTGCCGAGGAGCGCGACGATCATGGACGCGCCGCCGGCGAGCAGGACGGCGATCACGCGTCGCCCTCCACGAGGACGTCGCCGAGGCGCCACAGTCCCGCGCCGTACGAGGACTTGACCAGGACGACGTCGCCCGGGCGCAGCTCGTCGCGCAGGAACGCCTCGGCCGCCGCGACGTCGTCGGCCAGCACGACCTCGTCGCCCCACGAGCCCTCGTGGTTCGCACCGTCGCGGATCGCACGCGCGCCCTCGCCGACGACGACCGTGAGGCCGACGTTGAGGCGGACGACGAGCCGGCCGATCGCGTCGTGCGCGGTGCGGGCGTCGTCGCCGAGCTCGAGCATCTCGCCGAGCACCGCGACGGATCGACGGTCGCGCCCGGCGAGCACGGCCAGCGCCTTCAGCGCGGCGCGCATCGAGTCGGGGTTCGCGTTGTACGAGTCGTCGATCACGGTGATGCCGTCGGGGCGGTCGACGACGTGCATGCGGTGCGGGCTGAGCGCGTCGGCGGCCGTGAGGCCCTCGGCGACCGTGCCCAGCGGCAGGCCCACGGCCAGCGCCGTCGCGGCCGCGGCGAGCGCGTTGTGCACGTGGTGCTCGCCGACGAGCCGCAGCGCCACCGGGACGTCCTGCACCGGGCCGTCGACGGGTGCGTGGCGCAGCGTGAAGGACGCGCGTCCGGCCCGGTCGAGCGTGACGTCGACGGCGCGCACGTGGGCGCCCTCCGACTGGCCGAAGAGCACGACCTCGCCCGGGGCGAGGGCGGCCATCGCCCGCACGCGCAGGTCGTCGGCGTTGAGCACGGCGACGCCGTCGGGCAGCAGGCCCTGGACGATCTCGGACTTCGCGCGGGCGACCGCCTCGATCCCGCCGAACCCGCCCAGGTGCGCCTGGCCCACGACCAGCACGGTCGAGACGTCCGGCGGGGCGATCCGGGTCAGGTACGTCAGGTGGCCGGGACCGCTCGCCCCCATCTCGAGGACCAGGAAGCGGGTCTGCTCGTCGGCGCGCAGCACCGTCAGGGGCAGCCCGATCTCGTTGTTGAAGGACCGCACCGGCGCGACCGTGGGGCCGACGGCGCCGCACACCTGCGCGAGCAGGTCCTTGGTCGTCGTCTTGCCGACCGAGCCGGTGACGCCCACGACGCGCAGACCGCTGCCGCCCGGGGCGGTCGCCGCCTCGCGCAGGCGCACGAGCACCGCGGCCGCCAGGTCGCCGAGCGCGACCTCGACGTCCGGCACGACGACCACGGGCAGGTCGGTGCCGTCGGCGCCCGTCAGGGGGCGCGCCGCGAGCACGAGGGCCGCACCGGCAGCCACCGCGACGGGCGCGAAGTCGTGCCCGTCGACGTGCTCGCCGGGCAGGGCCACGAACAGCCCGCCGGGCTCGACCTCGCGCGAGTCCGTGACGACCGCACCGGCCACGACCGTGCGGGGGTCGACCGCGGACAGGGCTCCGCCCGTCGCGGCCGCGATCTCGGCCGCCGTGAGCGCGATCACGCGTGCGGCCCCTGGCGCTCGGCGCGGGCGGCGAGGAGCACGTCGCGGTCGTTGTACCGGTGGAACACCCCGGCGATCTCCTGGGTGGGCTCGTGCCCCTTGCCGGTGATGATGATCGTGTCCTCGTCGGTGGTCAGGCGCAGGGCGTCGGCGATCGCCTGCGCGCGGCTGGTGGCCTCGTGCACGTCGGCCATGTCGGGCCGCACGGACCGTACCCCGTCGAGGATCGCCGCGCGGACGGTTGCGGGGTCCTCCGAACGGGGGTTCTCGTCGGTCACGACGAGCACGTCGGCCAGCCGGGCCGCGATCTCGCCCATCATCGGGCGCTTGCCGCGGTCGCGGTCGCCGTCGGAGCCGAACACGATCACCAGCCGGCCGGGCGTGATGGGGCGCACGGCCTCCAGCGCGAGCACGAGCGCGTCGGGGGTGTGCGCGTAGTCGACCAGGCACAGCGGGAAGCCGTCGCCGCGCTCGACGACGCGCTCCATACGTCCGGGGATCTGGTGCGCCCGCCCCACGGCGGCGGCCGCGGCGTCCAGCGGCACGCCCGCGGCGTGCGCGAGGACCACGGCCAGGGCCGCGTTGGACACGTTCACCAGGCCGGGCAGCGGGCTCGCGGCCTCGTGGCGTGCGCCGTCCGGGCCCCGCAGCACGAACCGGGAGCCGACGCCGTCGAGGCCGACGTCCGCCTCGACCACGGCCCAGTCCGCGTCCTGCGCCTCGGGCGACCCGGCGTGCGTCGCGACGGTCTCGACGGGGATCTGGGCCTCGCGCGCCAGCCGCCGGCCCCACTCGTCGTCCACGACGACGACGCCGCGCGCCGCCTGCCCGGGCGCGAACAGCCGCGCCTTGTCGCGGAAGTAGCCCTCCATGTCGCCGTGGAAGTCCAGGTGGTCGCGCTGGAGGTTGGTGAAGCCCACGACGTCGAACCGCAGGCCCCCGACGCGGCCCAGCGCGAGCGCGTGCGAGGACACCTCGGTGGTCAGCGCACCGGCGCCGCGCTCGACGGCCAGCGCCAGCAGCGACTGCAGGACGGGCGCCTCGACGGTCGTGCGGGGGCTCTCGACGGCGTCGTCGCCGATCCGCAGCTCGACGGTGCCGAGCACCGCGGTGCTCTCGTGGACGGCCCGCAGCGCCGCGTCGACGAAGTACGTCGTGGTCGTCTTGCCGTTGGTCCCGGTCACACCGACCGTGACGAGGTGGCGCGCCGGGTCGCCGTGCAGCCAGGCCGCGACCGGGCCGGCCAGGGCCCGCACGTCGTCGCCGACGAGCACCACGGCACCGGGGACGCCGGTGCGCACGAGGTCGGCGCCCTCGGCGTCCGTGAGCACCGCGACGGCGCCCCGCGCGAGCGCGTCCGCGGCGAACCGGGCGCCGTGCACCTTCAGCCCGGGGACCGCCACGAACAGGTCGCCCGGCGCGGTGTCCGCGCTGGCCATGCTCACGCCGGTCAGGACGAGGTCGGAGGTCAGCGGCTCGCCGCCCGCGGCCGGACGCACGTCCAGGTCACGGACGAGGTCGGCGACCCGTCGGGCCGGCAGGTGCTCGGGGCGCAGCCGGCCCAGGGGGGACGTCATGGGGACGAATCTACCCCGGTCGGTCACTCCCACGTCGTCGGGTAGAGGGTCGGGGTGCTGCCCGACGGGGCCACGCCGAGCTGCTGGAGCGCGTACCCGGTGACCGAGCTGAACACCGGCGCGGCGACCGTGCCGCCGAAGATCGAGGACGACGGGTCGTGCAGGACGACGGCCGTGACGACCTGCGGGTCGTCCACGGGGGCCACGCCGATGAAGGACGCGGTGAACCCCGACGGGTTGAACTTCTGGGCCGTGCCCGTCTTGCCGGCGACGCGGTACCCCGCGATCGCGGCCGCGGACCCGGTGCCCTCGTCGACGGCGCTCTCCATCATCGACAGGACGGTGGCGGCGGTCTCCTCCGAGACCACACGGGTCCGCTCCGCGTCGTCGGCGGGGGTGTAGGTCCCGTCCTCGTCGGTCCATCCCGCGATGAGGTGCGGCTGGACGCGCACGCCGCCGTTGGCGATCGTGGCGAACACGCTGGCGGCCTGGACCGCGTTGACCGAGACGGCCTGGCCGAACAGCACCGCGTACTCGTCGCGGCCCTGCCAGTCGTCCGCGTCGTGCAGGATGCCCGGCGACTCCCCCGGCATCTCGATGCCGGTGCGCTCGCCGAACCCGAACGCGGACAGGTAGTGGTGACGCTGGTCCTTGGTGAGCCGCTGGCCGATCAGGATCGTCCCGACGTTCGAGGACTCGGCGAAGATCCCGGTGGTCGTGAGCTGCTCGACCGGGTGGTCGTGGGAGTCCTTGATGGTCTCGCCCTGCGGCGTCGTCCAGCGGTCGGCCACGGAGAACGGGTCCGTGGGGCCGACCAGTCCCTCCTCGACGGCCGCGGCCATGGTGATGACCTTGCTCGTCGAGCCCGGTTCGAAGACCTCGGTGATGGCCTTGGAGATCGTGCCGGCGTTCTGGCTGCCCGGGTCGTTGGGGTCGATCGCGGTGGAGTCGGCGAGCGCGAGCACCGCGCCCGTCGCCGGGTCCATGACCACGATCGCACCGCCCGAGGCGCCGGTCGCGGCGACCTGCGCGCGCAGCTCCTCCTCGGCCTTCCACTGCAGGTCCGCGTCGATCGTCAGGCGCACGTCGTCGCCCTGGCGGGCCGGCGTGTCCTCGCTGTACCCGCCGGGGATCGCCTGGCCCAGCCGCCCGCTCTCGTAGCTCTCCGTGCCGGAGACGCCCTGCAGGCGCGAGTCGAGGGCGAACTCCAGGCCCTGCAGCCCGGTGCCGGTGGAGTTGACGAAGCCGAGCACGTTGCCCGCGACCGTGCCCTTGGGGTAGATCCGGTCGGCGGTCTTGTCGACCATCACGCCGTCGATCCGCAGGGCGCGGATCTCCCGGGCCACGGCCGGCAGGACGCTCTTCTTGACGTACACGAAGGTGCGGTCCCCGACGAGGTCGCCGCCCAGCTCGGCGGCGTTCATGTCGAGCAGGGGCGCCAGTCGTGCGGCGACGCCCGCGGCACCGTCCTCGCCGTCGCCGCCACGCGCCCGGTACTCGGCGATCGTCTTCTGGTTCACCGCGATGTCGTACCGCTCCACCGACGTGGCGAGCACCACGCCCTGGGCGTCCGTGATCTGGCCACGCGCACCCAGCACGCCGACCGTGAGCATGCGCTTCTCGCGGGCGGTCGCGGCGATCTCCGGTCCGTTGACCACCTGGACGTACACGAGGCGGCCGGCGAACGTGAGGAACGTCAGCGCCAGCACGACCACGAGGGCGACCACGCGGCCGCCGGCGGCGACGGTCGCGGGACGCCGGTCGGGCGGCCGACGACCGGCCGGAGGACGCCGCCCTCCGCCGGGCGGACGGCCGCCCGGGCCCGGGGCCCGGGTCCGGCCGGAGGGTGCCGGGGTGCGGGTGGGCGTGCGCGGGCCGCGCGGGGCGGCGCCTCGCGCGGTGGTGGGTCGCGCGGCGGTCGGTC
This region includes:
- the ftsW gene encoding putative lipid II flippase FtsW; the encoded protein is MTATAVRTPATDGPRGRWAERSRLLGAWNSVVTSYYVMASTTTLLVVVGLVFVLSSSSVESLAAGDSPYAVFLNQAQYALIGLPVLLVASRLPVRLYKAVAWPALAVAVAFQMLVFVPGLGMGEGGNMNWVRIGGFTAQPSEAVKLALALWLGVVLARKLPLLHEWQHAVVPAVPVAGVAIGTVLLGHDLGTAMVMVLLVAGAMFVAGVPLRIFGAAAVLAGVGVAFLTIGSDNRMTRISSWLSGSCDVTNECYQTLHGGWGLATGGFGGLGLGESREKWSYLPAAHNDFIFAILGEELGLVGTLLVLALFALLAAAMIRVVRRHEDPFVKITTAAICTWIIGQALINIAVVIGLAPVIGVPLPLVSAGGSALIMTMAALGVVISFARSEPGAPEALAARAGVVRRSLAVIGRTRG
- the murD gene encoding UDP-N-acetylmuramoyl-L-alanine--D-glutamate ligase, with the translated sequence MGAPTSPVALEGRAVLVAGLGISGRAAAQALTDRGAAVVTFDDRADDAHAHDLAALGPDLRGAELVVASPGLPPHHEVLAAARARGVPVWSEVELAWRLRAPRTDGSGPAPWLAVTGTNGKTTTVGMLESILRAAGRHTLAVGNVGTPVVQAAVDPSLDVLAVELSSFQLHHTTSMSAQAAAVLNVAADHLDWHGSLDAYAADKGRIYEHAQVACVYNAADPRTEALVREADVVDGAVAVGFTLGSPGVGQVGVVEDVLVDRGFARLRHTHAAELGTLDDLARLAGPDGQVPPHVVQDALAAAALALAHGVEPAHVRDGLRAFAPGAHRIVTVGRVDDVAYVDDSKATNAHAAAASLAAFGERSVVWVAGGLAKGATFDELVRTRRDRLRGVVLIGVDRAPLRDALARHAPDVTVVEVDGGDTGAVMTRAVEAARRLAAGVPEGAAPTGAPVTVLLAPACASMDQFTSYAHRGDAFAAAVRAAQGTS
- the mraY gene encoding phospho-N-acetylmuramoyl-pentapeptide-transferase; its protein translation is MIVALLGTPLFIRFLVHRQYGQFIRQDGPTAHFTKRGTPTMGGVVIIGATLLGWAAALLITRTPPSASAVLALFLMTGLGVVGFLDDFIKISRQRSLGLSARAKIVGQGLVGITFSVLALQFPNDQFRTPASTRISFIRDTDLDLAFAGATVGLILFVVWANFLITAWSNGVNLTDGLDGLATGVSLVVFGAYVIVGVWQFNQWCQSVTTAGPRCYETRDPLDLAVVAAAITGALFGFLWWNASPAKIFMGDTGSLALGGALAGLSILTRTEILAAIIGGMFVLIVLSDVIQIGFFKMTGKRVFKMAPLHHHFELSGWGEVTIVIRFWIIAGLFVALGVGIFYAEWVAQ
- the murF gene encoding UDP-N-acetylmuramoyl-tripeptide--D-alanyl-D-alanine ligase, yielding MIALTAAEIAAATGGALSAVDPRTVVAGAVVTDSREVEPGGLFVALPGEHVDGHDFAPVAVAAGAALVLAARPLTGADGTDLPVVVVPDVEVALGDLAAAVLVRLREAATAPGGSGLRVVGVTGSVGKTTTKDLLAQVCGAVGPTVAPVRSFNNEIGLPLTVLRADEQTRFLVLEMGASGPGHLTYLTRIAPPDVSTVLVVGQAHLGGFGGIEAVARAKSEIVQGLLPDGVAVLNADDLRVRAMAALAPGEVVLFGQSEGAHVRAVDVTLDRAGRASFTLRHAPVDGPVQDVPVALRLVGEHHVHNALAAAATALAVGLPLGTVAEGLTAADALSPHRMHVVDRPDGITVIDDSYNANPDSMRAALKALAVLAGRDRRSVAVLGEMLELGDDARTAHDAIGRLVVRLNVGLTVVVGEGARAIRDGANHEGSWGDEVVLADDVAAAEAFLRDELRPGDVVLVKSSYGAGLWRLGDVLVEGDA
- a CDS encoding UDP-N-acetylmuramoyl-L-alanyl-D-glutamate--2,6-diaminopimelate ligase — encoded protein: MTSPLGRLRPEHLPARRVADLVRDLDVRPAAGGEPLTSDLVLTGVSMASADTAPGDLFVAVPGLKVHGARFAADALARGAVAVLTDAEGADLVRTGVPGAVVLVGDDVRALAGPVAAWLHGDPARHLVTVGVTGTNGKTTTTYFVDAALRAVHESTAVLGTVELRIGDDAVESPRTTVEAPVLQSLLALAVERGAGALTTEVSSHALALGRVGGLRFDVVGFTNLQRDHLDFHGDMEGYFRDKARLFAPGQAARGVVVVDDEWGRRLAREAQIPVETVATHAGSPEAQDADWAVVEADVGLDGVGSRFVLRGPDGARHEAASPLPGLVNVSNAALAVVLAHAAGVPLDAAAAAVGRAHQIPGRMERVVERGDGFPLCLVDYAHTPDALVLALEAVRPITPGRLVIVFGSDGDRDRGKRPMMGEIAARLADVLVVTDENPRSEDPATVRAAILDGVRSVRPDMADVHEATSRAQAIADALRLTTDEDTIIITGKGHEPTQEIAGVFHRYNDRDVLLAARAERQGPHA
- a CDS encoding penicillin-binding protein 2 translates to MVALVVVLALTFLTFAGRLVYVQVVNGPEIAATAREKRMLTVGVLGARGQITDAQGVVLATSVERYDIAVNQKTIAEYRARGGDGEDGAAGVAARLAPLLDMNAAELGGDLVGDRTFVYVKKSVLPAVAREIRALRIDGVMVDKTADRIYPKGTVAGNVLGFVNSTGTGLQGLEFALDSRLQGVSGTESYESGRLGQAIPGGYSEDTPARQGDDVRLTIDADLQWKAEEELRAQVAATGASGGAIVVMDPATGAVLALADSTAIDPNDPGSQNAGTISKAITEVFEPGSTSKVITMAAAVEEGLVGPTDPFSVADRWTTPQGETIKDSHDHPVEQLTTTGIFAESSNVGTILIGQRLTKDQRHHYLSAFGFGERTGIEMPGESPGILHDADDWQGRDEYAVLFGQAVSVNAVQAASVFATIANGGVRVQPHLIAGWTDEDGTYTPADDAERTRVVSEETAATVLSMMESAVDEGTGSAAAIAGYRVAGKTGTAQKFNPSGFTASFIGVAPVDDPQVVTAVVLHDPSSSIFGGTVAAPVFSSVTGYALQQLGVAPSGSTPTLYPTTWE